A portion of the Candidatus Methylacidithermus pantelleriae genome contains these proteins:
- the argC gene encoding N-acetyl-gamma-glutamyl-phosphate reductase encodes MRRLPVAVVGATGYSGEELVRLLSRHPEVELTALVSQQHAGKRFGEVLPYLPEDLACRKLEHLTPEEIASRAKVVFLALPPGVSSRWGSVLRGSGCVVLDLGPDFRLKDPGLYPRYYGWEHPFSELLEQALYALPELRRKLIPSFDLLALPGCYPTGVLLSLVPLVEKDLVVPGSVVILGLSGVSGAGRKLEARLLFGEMVGNSYAYGFPQHRHLAEMEEELQRWGSRATGALTFIPHLVPVHRGILLTIVFQLDRPIGREECLEIYRLRYGKEPFIRIRDETPESAPQLRSVVGSNRIELAPGVDPRSGRGWVLAALDNLGKGAAGQAVQVLNLRFGWEERTGLDPYPIAFA; translated from the coding sequence ATGAGGAGACTACCGGTAGCCGTCGTTGGGGCAACGGGGTACTCGGGCGAAGAGCTGGTTCGGCTTTTATCCCGACATCCGGAGGTGGAACTGACGGCGTTAGTTTCTCAGCAGCATGCCGGGAAGCGGTTCGGTGAAGTTCTCCCGTATCTACCGGAGGATCTAGCCTGCCGGAAACTCGAACACTTAACCCCCGAAGAGATTGCCAGCCGTGCCAAAGTGGTCTTTCTTGCGCTCCCTCCGGGCGTGTCCTCCCGTTGGGGGAGCGTTTTGCGTGGCTCTGGGTGTGTTGTGCTCGACTTGGGGCCGGATTTCCGGCTAAAGGATCCGGGGCTTTATCCGCGTTACTATGGGTGGGAGCATCCCTTTTCCGAGCTACTCGAGCAAGCGCTTTACGCCCTTCCGGAACTTCGACGCAAGTTGATTCCTTCGTTTGATCTTTTGGCTCTGCCCGGATGCTATCCGACGGGGGTTCTTTTGAGCCTGGTCCCGCTTGTAGAAAAGGATCTCGTTGTTCCAGGGAGTGTTGTCATCTTGGGTCTATCGGGGGTGTCGGGAGCCGGGAGAAAATTGGAGGCACGTCTTCTTTTCGGCGAGATGGTGGGGAATAGTTATGCCTACGGGTTCCCCCAACACCGGCACCTGGCCGAGATGGAAGAGGAACTCCAGCGCTGGGGATCCCGTGCAACGGGAGCGTTGACTTTCATCCCCCATCTGGTCCCTGTGCACCGAGGGATTCTCCTAACGATTGTTTTCCAATTGGATCGGCCAATCGGTAGGGAAGAGTGCCTGGAGATCTATCGACTGCGGTATGGAAAGGAGCCCTTTATCCGCATCCGGGATGAAACCCCCGAGTCGGCTCCCCAGTTGAGGAGTGTAGTGGGAAGCAATCGAATCGAGCTGGCTCCGGGTGTGGATCCCCGCAGCGGGCGGGGTTGGGTGCTGGCAGCGTTGGATAACCTGGGAAAGGGAGCGGCTGGGCAAGCCGTGCAGGTGCTCAACCTTCGCTTTGGGTGGGAGGAGCGAACCGGACTTGATCCCTATCCTATTGCTTTCGCGTAG
- the argJ gene encoding bifunctional glutamate N-acetyltransferase/amino-acid acetyltransferase ArgJ: MREQGRRPVRDQAGEQPWEIVPGGGVTTPLGFHAAGVACGIKRKGRDLALVTSVVPARVAAFFTTNEVKAAPVRVSMCHARKGIARAIVINSGNANAYTGVGGIRDALEMARFTAKLLRCRRSEVLVCSTGRIGRRLPMEKVCKGICRAWGRLSPEGGKDAALAILTTDTRPKEVALRFSLGPTEVVIGAMAKGSGIIHPRLATTLCIVTTNVAIEPQALYQCAWSGVAQSFNRILVDGATSTNDTLIVLANGLARNWPLGLRGEGTTLFQEALRRVLRMLARKILEDEEGITQVVEIVVRGAGSQREAELGARAVAQSVLVKCAWHAREPGWGRIMDALGCSGARVREELVDIFYNGVQMVRQGEPILVAQSRVRKMLSLPHLTVAVDLHVGKEEYSLLTTDLTAEYVRRNGRE, from the coding sequence ATGAGGGAGCAAGGGAGACGGCCGGTCCGGGACCAAGCAGGTGAGCAGCCCTGGGAAATCGTCCCTGGGGGAGGGGTCACGACCCCTTTGGGGTTTCATGCAGCCGGTGTGGCCTGCGGGATCAAAAGGAAGGGTCGGGACCTAGCACTGGTTACGTCGGTGGTCCCTGCGCGCGTGGCAGCTTTTTTCACTACCAACGAGGTTAAAGCGGCTCCGGTTCGTGTTTCCATGTGCCATGCCCGCAAGGGCATAGCCCGGGCGATTGTCATTAATTCGGGTAACGCCAATGCGTACACGGGGGTCGGGGGCATTCGGGATGCCCTGGAAATGGCTCGTTTTACAGCGAAACTCCTCCGGTGCCGGCGTTCGGAGGTGCTTGTGTGTTCTACGGGACGCATTGGCCGGCGTCTTCCCATGGAAAAGGTTTGCAAGGGGATCTGCCGGGCCTGGGGGCGGTTGAGCCCGGAGGGGGGAAAGGATGCGGCCCTTGCGATTTTGACCACCGACACACGGCCAAAGGAGGTTGCTCTTCGCTTTTCTTTGGGTCCTACAGAGGTAGTCATTGGGGCCATGGCGAAGGGTAGCGGGATCATTCATCCGAGGCTTGCCACAACCCTTTGCATTGTCACGACCAACGTGGCCATTGAGCCCCAAGCCCTTTACCAGTGCGCATGGAGTGGGGTGGCCCAATCCTTCAATCGAATTCTTGTGGACGGAGCGACCTCAACGAATGATACGTTGATCGTGCTCGCCAACGGCCTAGCTCGCAATTGGCCCTTGGGTCTGCGCGGGGAAGGAACGACGCTCTTTCAAGAGGCTTTACGAAGGGTCTTGCGAATGCTGGCAAGGAAAATTCTCGAAGACGAGGAAGGTATTACGCAGGTTGTCGAGATTGTGGTCCGGGGTGCGGGCAGCCAAAGGGAAGCGGAACTGGGCGCCCGTGCCGTGGCCCAATCCGTTTTGGTCAAATGCGCCTGGCACGCACGAGAACCAGGTTGGGGAAGAATCATGGATGCCTTGGGGTGTTCTGGGGCGCGCGTTCGAGAGGAGCTCGTGGACATTTTCTACAATGGCGTGCAAATGGTTCGTCAAGGAGAGCCTATCCTCGTTGCTCAGAGTCGCGTTCGTAAGATGCTATCCCTTCCACACTTGACGGTTGCGGTGGATCTTCATGTCGGAAAGGAAGAGTATAGCCTTTTAACCACTGACCTAACCGCAGAATATGTCCGGCGAAATGGCAGGGAATGA
- the argB gene encoding acetylglutamate kinase, producing MSGEMAGNDAVSRPGTVDVLVVKWGGSLQQAPQPYQEVCEVVALGWGVTCVCGGGPAISESMREQGLEVRFHQGLRVTDLATLEVVRKTFSQKILPQTCRKLAELGGRAEAIPGEEIFTAVRQRLSDESTGEELELGWVGEIITVDPSPVWSRLSRRTIPVISPLARGKEAQECYNVNADLAAAHLAAALHAQGLIYLTDVPGVLRKPSEPASSIPWITQEMVEDLLRSGGISGGMIPKLKGGLLALSRGVPIVWLLDGRVPGALQQVLWEGKGPGTRVIP from the coding sequence ATGTCCGGCGAAATGGCAGGGAATGACGCGGTATCTCGACCGGGTACCGTGGATGTGCTAGTGGTCAAATGGGGCGGATCGCTCCAGCAAGCGCCCCAGCCCTACCAGGAGGTTTGCGAGGTGGTGGCTCTAGGATGGGGCGTCACGTGTGTATGTGGAGGCGGACCTGCCATCAGCGAGTCCATGAGGGAACAGGGCCTGGAGGTCCGTTTCCATCAAGGACTTCGAGTCACCGACCTTGCCACGCTCGAAGTCGTTCGCAAGACGTTTTCCCAAAAGATTTTGCCTCAAACCTGTCGAAAACTTGCGGAGTTGGGTGGGAGAGCTGAGGCAATCCCCGGGGAAGAAATTTTTACTGCGGTCCGGCAAAGGTTATCGGACGAGTCGACGGGAGAAGAGCTGGAGCTAGGTTGGGTAGGGGAAATTATTACTGTGGATCCATCGCCGGTTTGGTCCCGGCTTAGCCGCAGGACGATCCCGGTGATCTCGCCACTGGCTCGCGGAAAAGAGGCCCAAGAATGCTATAACGTAAACGCGGATCTGGCGGCTGCCCATCTTGCCGCAGCCTTGCACGCGCAGGGTCTTATTTACCTCACCGATGTTCCGGGGGTGCTCCGAAAACCGTCGGAGCCGGCTTCCTCAATCCCTTGGATCACCCAGGAGATGGTGGAAGACCTGCTCCGTTCAGGAGGGATTAGCGGTGGGATGATCCCCAAACTCAAGGGTGGGTTGTTAGCTCTTTCCCGCGGGGTTCCGATCGTCTGGCTTTTGGATGGCCGAGTGCCTGGAGCCCTCCAGCAGGTTCTTTGGGAGGGTAAGGGCCCGGGAACGCGCGTGATTCCATGA
- a CDS encoding acetylornithine/succinylornithine family transaminase — MNTFPHNSELSELASVREGFEKYLIPCYRRFPLVAVRGQGSYLWDAEGKKYLDFASGIAVNTLGHASPIVRNTLEEQASRLVHCSNLYYHPWAFELAKWLVERIGPGKVFFCNSGAEANECLFKLARRYGNAQGKFEIICARNSFHGRTLACISATGQEKVQKGFAPLVPGFVFGEFNDLASFEKQITKKTAAILVEPIQGEGGVHPADTGFLLGLRKLAWEKGALLFLDEVQTGCFRTGRFLGFQRILEERDGAKDFLPDGISLAKGLGGGFPMGAVWIREPYASLLDPGSHASTFGGNPLACSIGLAVLRAIEKENLGLRMRKFERQVREGLREWIGSNHKIREIRGIGGLLGLALRANAWESAEKLLKAGLLTVPASQDVLRLLPPLTVTEEETQQALEILASILV; from the coding sequence ATGAATACCTTTCCACATAACTCGGAGTTGTCTGAACTTGCGTCCGTGCGGGAAGGTTTTGAGAAGTACCTTATTCCCTGCTACCGAAGATTCCCCCTGGTGGCGGTTCGAGGTCAGGGGAGTTATCTTTGGGACGCCGAGGGAAAGAAGTACTTAGATTTTGCTTCGGGGATTGCCGTAAACACGTTGGGGCATGCCTCTCCAATCGTCCGAAATACTTTGGAGGAGCAGGCTTCGCGGCTCGTTCATTGTTCCAATTTGTACTACCATCCCTGGGCTTTCGAGCTTGCCAAGTGGCTGGTCGAGCGGATCGGCCCGGGAAAGGTCTTTTTTTGCAATAGCGGCGCGGAGGCAAACGAATGCCTTTTTAAGCTGGCACGCCGTTATGGGAACGCTCAAGGAAAGTTTGAGATTATATGCGCTCGGAATTCGTTTCACGGACGTACACTGGCGTGTATTTCCGCGACGGGCCAGGAAAAGGTCCAAAAAGGGTTTGCTCCGCTCGTTCCTGGATTTGTTTTTGGGGAATTTAATGATCTGGCCTCTTTTGAAAAGCAGATCACAAAGAAAACGGCTGCCATTCTTGTGGAACCGATCCAAGGGGAAGGGGGTGTCCATCCTGCGGATACCGGCTTTTTACTTGGGCTTCGCAAGTTAGCTTGGGAAAAGGGAGCGCTGCTTTTCCTTGATGAAGTGCAGACGGGATGTTTTCGAACGGGAAGATTTTTAGGTTTTCAGCGCATTTTGGAAGAGAGGGACGGGGCCAAAGATTTTCTGCCCGACGGTATTTCTTTGGCTAAAGGGCTCGGAGGGGGCTTTCCGATGGGAGCGGTATGGATTCGCGAGCCCTATGCCTCGTTGCTGGATCCTGGCAGTCATGCAAGTACATTCGGCGGAAATCCTTTGGCTTGTTCTATCGGGCTTGCTGTTTTGCGCGCCATTGAGAAAGAAAACCTTGGCCTGCGGATGAGGAAGTTTGAACGACAGGTAAGGGAAGGGTTGAGAGAATGGATAGGTTCCAACCACAAGATTCGGGAGATCCGCGGAATTGGGGGACTTCTTGGTTTGGCCCTCCGTGCCAATGCCTGGGAAAGTGCAGAGAAGCTTCTTAAAGCGGGCCTTCTTACCGTGCCCGCGTCCCAAGATGTTCTCCGGTTGCTTCCGCCTCTGACGGTAACGGAAGAAGAGACGCAACAAGCCTTGGAAATCCTGGCCTCGATCCTGGTGTAG
- the argF gene encoding ornithine carbamoyltransferase produces MGSSGTESGVRHFLSIGDLPVEEAIELFRWARLFKQARPHLPQGLGYTLAHTTWVLLFSKPSTRTRLSFEIAIRELGGESLFLPFTDLQLARGESMADTARVMGRLAHGAIIRTYAQAEIEEFSRWASIPTVNALSDEEHPCQVLSDIFSFEEKRGSIQGKRVAFLGDGSCNVARSWAIAASRFGFDLIIGSPHCFWFPSPSERVFWTESPWEAAQEADLLYTDVWVSMGKEGEKEAREELLRPYQLRSELVKKAKPDVLVFHCLPAYKGKEITAELFEARAQEILDQAENRLHVQKALLSWLVKKLPSSPGV; encoded by the coding sequence ATGGGATCTTCTGGCACCGAGTCCGGGGTAAGACATTTTCTTTCGATCGGGGATCTTCCCGTGGAGGAAGCCATTGAGCTTTTCCGGTGGGCACGGTTATTCAAACAGGCTCGTCCCCATCTTCCCCAGGGTCTTGGCTATACGCTGGCGCACACCACATGGGTTTTGCTTTTTTCCAAACCCTCAACCCGGACGCGCCTTTCGTTTGAGATTGCTATTCGGGAGCTTGGGGGAGAGAGCCTTTTTCTTCCGTTTACTGATCTCCAGCTAGCCCGCGGCGAATCGATGGCAGACACTGCTCGAGTTATGGGGAGGCTAGCGCATGGAGCCATTATCCGAACCTATGCACAGGCGGAGATCGAAGAGTTTTCTCGCTGGGCATCCATTCCCACGGTCAATGCCTTGAGCGATGAGGAACACCCCTGTCAGGTATTGTCGGACATTTTTAGTTTCGAAGAGAAACGAGGTTCGATTCAGGGAAAGCGGGTGGCCTTTCTTGGGGATGGGTCATGTAACGTGGCGCGATCCTGGGCAATAGCGGCTTCCCGGTTTGGATTTGATCTTATCATTGGTTCCCCGCACTGCTTTTGGTTCCCCAGTCCTTCCGAGCGCGTTTTCTGGACGGAGTCTCCGTGGGAAGCCGCTCAGGAGGCAGATCTTCTCTACACCGATGTCTGGGTTTCTATGGGAAAGGAGGGAGAAAAAGAGGCCCGCGAGGAGCTTCTTCGTCCTTACCAGCTTCGTTCTGAACTGGTCAAGAAAGCTAAGCCAGACGTTTTGGTTTTCCATTGCTTGCCGGCGTACAAGGGAAAGGAAATCACCGCTGAGTTGTTTGAAGCCCGCGCCCAAGAGATCTTGGATCAAGCGGAGAACCGGCTCCACGTTCAAAAGGCTCTCCTTTCGTGGCTGGTGAAAAAACTCCCCAGCTCCCCGGGGGTCTAG
- a CDS encoding aminotransferase class IV, which produces MPPKSLPPTPLPPRMTGLPGKIPFRPGYGLFETLRVNEGKVLFLEEHWEALCAGAQILGLDVPLDFRSLAKTLPRQTGRWRWIVWDGGAEEFFQKETPPTPRLWTLELAPQRVGKANWDARYKTLSYLTHLQALASVSADEAILVNEDGRVASGARSNLFWVCDGRIYTPSVQCGCRAGVIRRWVLYQFAIVEGEFPLQELEKAEEAFCTNSWVGIQPVGKLLGRTLPLGPVTRDILQRYLSCTG; this is translated from the coding sequence ATGCCCCCTAAATCTCTTCCGCCCACTCCCCTGCCCCCTCGGATGACAGGTTTGCCGGGGAAAATACCGTTCCGACCCGGTTATGGTCTTTTTGAGACGCTTCGAGTGAACGAGGGAAAAGTTCTCTTTTTAGAAGAACACTGGGAAGCTCTCTGTGCGGGAGCCCAAATTCTTGGTTTGGACGTGCCACTGGATTTTCGCTCCCTGGCCAAAACCCTCCCGCGGCAGACAGGCCGCTGGAGATGGATCGTCTGGGATGGGGGTGCGGAGGAGTTTTTTCAAAAAGAAACTCCACCGACTCCGCGGCTGTGGACTCTTGAGCTGGCGCCCCAGCGGGTAGGCAAGGCCAACTGGGACGCCCGCTATAAAACGCTAAGCTACCTGACCCATCTCCAAGCTCTTGCAAGCGTGTCCGCAGACGAAGCCATTCTCGTGAACGAGGACGGCAGGGTTGCTTCCGGTGCCCGAAGCAATCTTTTCTGGGTCTGTGACGGACGGATCTATACGCCTTCCGTCCAGTGTGGCTGCCGAGCTGGCGTAATCCGGCGGTGGGTTCTCTATCAGTTTGCGATCGTCGAAGGGGAGTTTCCCTTACAAGAGCTAGAAAAAGCGGAGGAAGCTTTCTGTACGAATAGCTGGGTTGGAATTCAACCGGTCGGGAAACTTCTGGGTCGAACGCTCCCGCTAGGACCCGTCACCCGGGATATCCTCCAGCGCTACCTGAGTTGCACCGGGTAA